A single window of Synechococcus sp. CBW1004 DNA harbors:
- a CDS encoding efflux RND transporter periplasmic adaptor subunit, whose translation MSSSLQAITARLREPRTLLPIAIAGSLLLGIAVGRHSGGPATSTPKASTEATAARNTISLSAEQLRRSGLHIIRPEASTGTERPISGFVEAAVGARSSVGMPVAGRIVHLLVAPGTAVRSGEVIAKVQSPEAAVVRADADAAQATAQSLAYQYRLAAPMAKQGALSAQELESRRIASVTAASTARAATAKALVMGEPDAMGRLPIRSPISGQIAAVKASPGAVLQAGDEVAQISDARGSELRFLVSPLLAANLEPGQLLRVKAGARDLRARVLAVAPDSGSGNRVSVVRAQTVDAPMPPAGTAVTAFVMVPASEQRFTVPADAVQVVNGSPTVFRYQRGAVEPVPVVVGQQSADRVVILQGVRAGESLLAGPTQMLR comes from the coding sequence ATGAGCTCAAGCCTCCAGGCCATCACCGCTCGGTTGCGCGAGCCCCGCACCCTCCTGCCCATCGCGATCGCCGGGTCGCTGCTGCTGGGGATCGCCGTGGGCCGCCACAGCGGTGGGCCTGCCACATCCACGCCCAAGGCGAGCACAGAAGCAACCGCCGCCCGCAACACGATCAGCCTGAGCGCGGAGCAACTGCGGCGCTCGGGTCTCCACATCATTCGCCCGGAAGCCAGCACCGGCACGGAACGGCCGATCTCAGGCTTTGTGGAAGCGGCCGTGGGCGCACGCTCCAGCGTGGGCATGCCCGTGGCTGGCCGCATCGTGCACCTGCTGGTGGCCCCGGGCACCGCCGTGCGCAGCGGCGAGGTGATCGCCAAGGTGCAGAGCCCGGAAGCCGCCGTGGTGCGTGCCGACGCCGACGCCGCCCAGGCCACGGCGCAATCGCTGGCCTACCAGTACCGGCTCGCTGCCCCGATGGCCAAGCAAGGCGCCCTCTCGGCGCAGGAGCTGGAAAGCCGGCGGATTGCCAGCGTGACCGCGGCCAGCACCGCGCGGGCAGCAACGGCCAAGGCCCTGGTGATGGGAGAGCCCGACGCCATGGGGCGTCTGCCCATCAGAAGTCCGATCAGCGGACAGATCGCCGCCGTCAAGGCATCCCCTGGTGCTGTGCTGCAGGCGGGAGATGAGGTTGCCCAGATCAGCGATGCGCGGGGTAGTGAATTGCGCTTCCTGGTTTCTCCTTTGCTGGCCGCCAATCTGGAACCCGGCCAGCTGCTGCGGGTGAAGGCCGGTGCCAGGGATCTGCGAGCCCGGGTGCTGGCGGTGGCACCAGACAGCGGCAGCGGCAATCGGGTGAGCGTCGTGCGCGCTCAGACCGTCGACGCACCGATGCCGCCTGCCGGTACGGCGGTGACGGCCTTTGTGATGGTGCCCGCCTCCGAGCAGCGATTCACGGTGCCCGCCGATGCCGTCCAGGTGGTGAACGGCTCACCGACGGTGTTCCGCTACCAACGTGGTGCAGTGGAACCTGTGCCCGTTGTGGTGGGGCAACAGTCGGCCGATCGGGTGGTGATCCTCCAGGGCGTGCGCGCTGGAGAGAGCTTGTTGGCTGGACCCACGCAGATGCTCCGTTGA